Proteins encoded within one genomic window of Thermococcus sp. 21S7:
- a CDS encoding DUF86 domain-containing protein has protein sequence MRRQRYLEKLERFEEEYEFIKSHEMRDEVTQRALLYSLQLCVDIAMDIVAMLVKDLGMTVEDDYTNIERLRKEGIISEADANLLRTYNGLRNAIVHKYDRLNLDIVNEGLRRIDELYEVVLKLIEKYEKLEG, from the coding sequence GTGAGAAGGCAAAGGTACTTAGAGAAGCTTGAGAGGTTTGAAGAGGAGTATGAGTTCATAAAGAGCCATGAGATGCGGGACGAGGTTACCCAGAGGGCACTGCTCTACTCCCTCCAGCTCTGCGTGGATATAGCGATGGACATCGTTGCGATGCTTGTTAAGGACCTCGGCATGACGGTCGAGGACGATTACACGAACATCGAACGGCTTAGGAAGGAGGGAATTATCTCCGAAGCAGATGCAAACCTGCTTAGAACTTATAACGGTCTGAGAAACGCTATAGTTCACAAGTATGACAGATTGAACCTCGACATAGTGAACGAAGGCCTCCGGAGGATTGACGAGCTGTACGAGGTCGTTTTAAAGCTTATAGAAAAGTATGAAAAACTGGAAGGTTGA
- a CDS encoding radical SAM protein, which produces MEILSEVGDPNVAVVYIGKTSKGNIVEFVESIPTYNPAEKWVLIVSSLNGCPVGCKMCDAGFFYKGRLSVDELMEQIEYPIARRWNGKPKTRKFKVQFARMGEPSFNMAVIEAMRILGERYDNFHPSLSTIAPIGTDKFFEALLELKKEMFPTNFQLQFSIHSTNPEQRDEIIPVRKWDFERIAEYGKAFYDEGGKKITLNFALARENEADASVIAEYFPKEYFLIKITPLNPTVSVLKNRLTNDVDLETGLPMKHRKFVDDLRRLGYDVIISVGDTRENLIGSNCGQYILRFLKERPELREAYTFARGFEFRVS; this is translated from the coding sequence ATGGAGATACTGAGTGAGGTTGGCGACCCGAACGTTGCCGTCGTTTACATTGGGAAGACCTCGAAGGGGAACATCGTGGAGTTCGTCGAATCAATCCCGACCTACAATCCGGCCGAGAAGTGGGTGCTCATCGTCTCATCGCTCAACGGCTGTCCGGTCGGCTGCAAGATGTGCGACGCCGGCTTCTTCTACAAGGGACGGCTGAGCGTGGACGAGCTGATGGAGCAGATAGAGTACCCGATAGCCAGGCGCTGGAACGGGAAGCCGAAGACCCGGAAGTTCAAGGTGCAGTTCGCGAGAATGGGCGAGCCGAGCTTCAACATGGCCGTCATCGAGGCGATGCGCATTTTGGGCGAGCGCTACGACAACTTCCACCCATCGCTCTCGACGATAGCCCCGATAGGGACGGACAAGTTCTTCGAGGCACTGCTGGAGCTGAAGAAGGAGATGTTCCCGACCAACTTCCAGCTCCAGTTCTCGATACACTCCACGAACCCGGAGCAGAGGGACGAGATAATCCCGGTCAGGAAGTGGGACTTCGAGAGGATAGCCGAGTACGGTAAAGCTTTCTACGACGAGGGCGGCAAGAAGATTACGCTCAACTTTGCCCTGGCGAGGGAGAACGAGGCAGATGCAAGCGTCATAGCCGAGTACTTCCCGAAGGAATACTTCCTCATCAAGATAACGCCGCTCAACCCGACGGTTAGCGTGCTAAAGAACAGGCTCACCAACGACGTGGACCTTGAGACCGGCCTTCCGATGAAGCACAGGAAGTTCGTGGACGACCTGAGGAGGCTCGGCTACGACGTCATTATCTCCGTCGGCGACACGAGGGAGAACCTAATCGGCTCGAACTGCGGCCAGTACATCCTCAGGTTCCTGAAGGAGAGGCCGGAGCTTAGGGAAGCCTACACCTTCGCGAGGGGGTTCGAGTTTAGGGTGAGCTGA
- a CDS encoding zinc metalloprotease HtpX: MGLGLWFRTGLLMAALTGLLMAIGYAFGGPSVAFMMFLFSMVFNFITYWYSDRIVLSWYRARIVDEFEAPELYAIVRKLAENAGLPMPRVAIIPSETPNAFATGRDPKHAVVAVTTGLLRILDRDELEGVIGHELTHIKNRDMLIGTFAAALAGAIVQLAYWARWIAIFGGFGRDEDDAGNVLTAILIAVLAPIAAMLIQAAVSRSREFLADEGGARISGKPWALASALMKIERAVSYRPMREGNPATAHMFIVNPFRGMSMASLFSTHPPTEKRIERLRKMAEEMGYAPTF; the protein is encoded by the coding sequence ATGGGGCTTGGTCTGTGGTTCAGAACCGGCCTGCTGATGGCCGCCCTGACGGGATTACTGATGGCCATCGGCTACGCCTTTGGAGGCCCCAGCGTAGCTTTCATGATGTTCCTGTTCTCGATGGTCTTCAACTTCATAACCTACTGGTACAGCGATAGAATCGTCCTGAGCTGGTACCGCGCGAGGATAGTTGACGAGTTCGAGGCCCCGGAGCTCTACGCCATAGTAAGAAAGCTCGCCGAGAACGCGGGCTTACCAATGCCGCGGGTGGCCATAATCCCCAGCGAGACGCCCAACGCGTTCGCCACAGGAAGGGATCCAAAGCACGCGGTCGTTGCCGTGACCACGGGGTTGCTCAGAATCCTCGACAGGGATGAGCTTGAGGGAGTGATAGGCCACGAGCTTACCCACATAAAGAACAGGGACATGCTCATCGGAACGTTCGCGGCAGCACTCGCCGGCGCCATCGTCCAGCTCGCCTACTGGGCCAGGTGGATAGCCATCTTCGGCGGCTTCGGCAGGGATGAGGACGACGCCGGCAACGTCCTGACCGCGATACTCATAGCCGTCCTCGCCCCGATAGCGGCGATGCTCATACAGGCGGCCGTGAGCAGGTCGAGGGAATTCCTGGCCGATGAGGGCGGTGCGAGGATAAGCGGCAAACCCTGGGCGCTCGCGAGCGCGCTGATGAAGATAGAGCGCGCCGTCAGCTACCGGCCGATGAGGGAAGGGAACCCTGCAACGGCGCACATGTTCATAGTGAACCCCTTCAGGGGCATGAGCATGGCGAGCCTCTTCTCCACCCACCCGCCGACGGAGAAGAGGATCGAGAGGCTCAGGAAGATGGCCGAGGAGATGGGCTACGCCCCGACCTTCTGA
- a CDS encoding nucleotidyltransferase domain-containing protein, translating into MNLMEQLRRDFREFKDSCMGILLYGSHARGEATKISDVDVCLVRPKPGVYERVLQRLGGKYDVKVFEELPLYVQIDVIRNHRIVYGDELELSEYFYRFRKLWKDMEHRIRENQFESVREKVKLRRRAREKAKVLREA; encoded by the coding sequence ATGAACCTAATGGAGCAACTCCGCAGGGACTTCCGGGAGTTCAAGGACTCCTGCATGGGGATTCTACTCTACGGCTCTCACGCGAGGGGAGAGGCCACGAAGATAAGCGACGTTGATGTGTGTCTCGTCAGACCAAAGCCCGGGGTTTACGAGAGAGTTCTCCAAAGGCTCGGTGGAAAGTACGACGTTAAGGTCTTCGAGGAGCTTCCGCTATACGTCCAGATTGATGTCATCAGGAATCATAGGATTGTGTACGGCGACGAGCTTGAGCTTTCAGAGTACTTCTACCGGTTCCGGAAGCTCTGGAAGGATATGGAACACAGGATCAGGGAGAACCAGTTTGAGAGCGTGAGGGAGAAAGTAAAACTGAGGAGGCGCGCCCGTGAGAAGGCAAAGGTACTTAGAGAAGCTTGA
- a CDS encoding amidohydrolase, whose translation MKAVKATLLYDGLGNVLKDVYVVFDRNIVDVTKERPKEAEIIAEGVVTPAFIDGHSHIGMDRYGEPYQEGEANEQMDAVLPLVDALYSIYMDDKAFRHSIEFGVLYSSVLPGSGNIIGGKAVFIKNYGRDIEDAFIQYAGVKAAFGYNPRSTKEWKGTRPSTRMGAIGILLNWLIKTQKTIALLEKGKKEPEEVEPTVEALIPVLKGEIPLRVHVHKEDDIAALLMIKRKFGLKITIEHAGDVHSRETFEKIKAEGVPVIYGPFDSHPYKVELKHEDWKNARYLLEVKPLFGLMSDHPVTLQANLYLQLRHFIRLGMSKAEAIKVITHNNAKILGVDDRLGSIENGKWASLVVWNGDPFGMENYPTHVFAEGELIHEADW comes from the coding sequence GTGAAAGCTGTAAAGGCAACCCTTCTCTACGACGGCCTGGGGAACGTTCTGAAGGATGTCTACGTCGTTTTTGATAGAAACATCGTGGACGTAACGAAGGAAAGGCCGAAGGAAGCGGAGATAATAGCTGAAGGCGTCGTGACTCCTGCCTTCATAGACGGCCACAGCCACATAGGAATGGACAGGTATGGAGAACCCTACCAGGAGGGCGAGGCCAACGAACAGATGGACGCGGTTCTGCCGCTCGTCGATGCCCTCTACTCCATCTACATGGACGACAAGGCTTTCAGGCACTCCATCGAGTTCGGAGTGCTCTACTCCTCCGTCCTGCCGGGGAGCGGGAACATCATCGGCGGAAAGGCGGTCTTCATAAAGAACTACGGGCGCGACATAGAGGACGCATTCATCCAGTACGCGGGCGTTAAGGCGGCCTTCGGCTACAACCCGCGCTCAACGAAGGAGTGGAAGGGAACGAGGCCGAGCACGAGGATGGGCGCGATAGGGATTCTCCTCAACTGGCTGATTAAGACGCAGAAGACAATAGCCCTGCTGGAGAAAGGCAAGAAGGAGCCGGAGGAGGTCGAGCCTACCGTTGAGGCCCTCATTCCGGTTCTCAAGGGCGAGATCCCGCTCCGCGTCCACGTCCACAAGGAGGACGACATCGCGGCTCTGCTGATGATAAAGCGGAAGTTCGGGCTTAAGATAACAATCGAGCACGCCGGCGACGTCCACAGCAGGGAGACCTTCGAGAAGATTAAGGCCGAGGGCGTTCCGGTGATTTACGGCCCCTTCGACAGCCACCCTTACAAGGTGGAACTCAAGCACGAGGACTGGAAGAACGCCCGCTATCTGCTTGAGGTCAAGCCCCTCTTCGGACTCATGAGTGACCACCCGGTCACGCTCCAGGCGAACCTCTACCTCCAGCTCAGACACTTCATAAGGCTCGGCATGAGCAAGGCGGAGGCGATAAAGGTCATCACCCACAACAACGCGAAGATACTCGGCGTCGACGACAGGCTCGGGAGCATCGAAAATGGCAAGTGGGCTTCTCTGGTAGTCTGGAACGGAGACCCCTTCGGCATGGAGAACTACCCGACGCACGTCTTTGCCGAGGGCGAGCTTATTCACGAGGCGGACTGGTGA
- a CDS encoding zinc metalloprotease HtpX: MKIWLFLRTTLMIALLTGLLMAMGYLLGGARWMTYMFWFAVGMSFLSFWYSDRLVVKMMKARIVSREEAPELYDIVEKLGKKANLPMPKIAIIDDPTPNAFATGRNAKHALVTVTTGILELLDRDELEGVLGHELTHVRNHDILVGTIAGALAGAVVYIAYVTKYLAFFKAIFGDLSLDRFIYAILIAITAPIAAVIIRSAISRRREFAADEGGARLSGKPWALASALLKLDEAVKKLQKEAEVKKKKPLGNPGLAHLFIVNHFEGDRVSRLFATHPPTEQRIENLRRVAKDMGVEFRSGYPLFLELVNQS, encoded by the coding sequence GTGAAAATTTGGTTGTTCCTGAGAACCACCCTTATGATAGCCCTTCTAACCGGCCTCCTGATGGCCATGGGCTACCTCCTCGGCGGCGCCAGATGGATGACCTACATGTTCTGGTTCGCCGTTGGAATGAGCTTCCTCTCCTTCTGGTACAGCGACCGGCTCGTTGTCAAGATGATGAAGGCGAGAATAGTGAGCCGGGAGGAGGCACCTGAGCTCTACGATATAGTGGAAAAGCTCGGCAAAAAGGCCAACCTCCCGATGCCGAAGATAGCGATAATCGACGACCCAACGCCGAACGCATTCGCCACAGGCAGGAACGCAAAGCACGCCCTCGTTACAGTCACGACGGGCATTCTCGAACTCCTGGACAGGGACGAGCTTGAGGGTGTCCTGGGCCACGAGCTTACGCACGTGAGGAACCACGACATTCTGGTCGGAACGATAGCCGGCGCTCTCGCTGGGGCGGTTGTTTACATAGCCTACGTAACCAAGTACCTGGCCTTCTTCAAGGCCATCTTCGGCGACCTAAGCCTCGACCGCTTCATCTACGCCATCCTCATCGCCATAACCGCCCCGATAGCGGCCGTAATAATCCGCTCGGCGATAAGCAGGCGCAGGGAGTTCGCGGCGGATGAGGGCGGCGCGAGACTCAGCGGAAAACCCTGGGCCCTCGCGAGTGCCCTTCTCAAACTCGACGAGGCGGTTAAAAAGCTCCAGAAGGAGGCCGAGGTGAAGAAGAAAAAGCCCCTCGGCAACCCCGGGCTGGCACACCTCTTCATAGTGAACCACTTCGAGGGCGACCGCGTTTCGAGGCTCTTTGCAACCCACCCGCCGACCGAGCAGAGGATAGAGAACCTCCGCAGGGTCGCGAAGGACATGGGGGTTGAGTTCCGTTCTGGTTATCCGCTATTTTTGGAACTTGTGAACCAATCGTAG